In the genome of Thermosphaera aggregans DSM 11486, one region contains:
- the rpmC gene encoding 50S ribosomal protein L29, translating into MVLKASEIRKMTPEERLLKLNELRVELVKLRLQSRVGTLTNTARIRNVRRDIARILTVMREESIRERERVEEAKEGLAVEEEKQ; encoded by the coding sequence GTGGTGTTGAAGGCCAGTGAGATAAGGAAGATGACGCCTGAGGAGAGGTTGCTAAAGCTCAACGAGCTCAGGGTGGAGCTGGTTAAGCTGAGGCTTCAGTCTAGAGTCGGCACCTTGACGAACACTGCCAGGATTAGGAACGTTAGAAGGGATATCGCGAGAATACTCACCGTTATGCGCGAGGAATCGATCAGAGAGAGGGAGCGGGTCGAGGAGGCTAAGGAGGGGTTAGCTGTTGAAGAGGAAAAGCAGTAA
- a CDS encoding 50S ribosomal protein L2, whose protein sequence is MGKRLIIQRRGRGSPNFRTPDHLHIAPAKYPLIPFDQTFKGVVADFIHDPGRWVPLAEIELENGLVFYVPAVEGMYKGQVVEVGPAAKPVAGNILPIGSIPEGTQICNIEKNPGDGGRFVRSSGTYAIIVGRAGGKTQVQLPSGKIIEVPNESRATIGVVAGGGRLEKPLLKAGASYYKWSAKSRWWPRVRGVAMNAAFHPHGGGSHQHVGRPSTISRMTPPGRKVGHIAARRTGRRKG, encoded by the coding sequence ATGGGTAAGAGGCTTATCATTCAGAGAAGGGGGCGGGGATCCCCTAATTTCAGAACACCAGACCATCTCCACATAGCTCCCGCAAAATACCCGCTGATACCGTTCGACCAGACGTTTAAGGGAGTGGTGGCTGACTTCATCCACGACCCCGGTAGATGGGTTCCTCTCGCAGAGATAGAGCTGGAGAACGGCTTAGTGTTCTATGTTCCAGCGGTTGAAGGAATGTATAAGGGGCAGGTTGTCGAGGTGGGCCCAGCCGCTAAGCCCGTGGCCGGCAACATACTGCCCATAGGCTCAATACCCGAGGGCACACAGATATGCAATATTGAGAAGAACCCTGGCGACGGCGGAAGATTCGTAAGATCCAGCGGAACCTACGCTATTATTGTTGGAAGAGCCGGCGGTAAAACACAGGTCCAGCTCCCCAGCGGCAAGATCATCGAGGTGCCGAACGAGTCTAGGGCCACGATAGGCGTGGTAGCCGGCGGCGGAAGGCTTGAGAAACCGTTGCTGAAAGCAGGAGCGTCATACTACAAGTGGAGTGCGAAATCCAGGTGGTGGCCCAGGGTTAGAGGTGTAGCAATGAACGCTGCGTTCCACCCGCACGGTGGTGGAAGCCACCAGCATGTTGGGAGGCCTTCAACAATCTCCAGGATGACTCCTCCGGGCAGGAAGGTCGGACACATAGCCGCCAGGAGAACGGGTAGGAGGAAAGGCTAG
- a CDS encoding vWA domain-containing protein → MKSYGEESPEVLKKEFSRRVEDWIREAFKEVGGAGVSVDRVILYVKLGLTLEGLLRSREQVGQYKDLLRSALGLKPAGKTGEEVLASFSLDQSFQARLSRSKTVRISDLLGKDSTPQQVMEYIWYRKTGVIRRSRNGGFIVDAERLKSIGSKGSITVKDLNKYLGEVPSQLWGKIISGSVLGRMSRDEIVEFASRFYGRNPGVDKRIDHEIASRLNAGWRPSLNEYRRIERVVSKVSPRLRASALLPYMLPQVDAALLSRDDISRLAKRIEELSLKDRWRIIDKIYKNPGYEPLLNQLGVFSLAGIGNPERLGEPLRSKSLLGQSLMNYIVFLLTRDPSYLDYSIYLASRVNTEALEPGLRRLHEGLLAGDSRRLITIIARQDPAEAVEALSYKVWEYASTRGRLEVESSLLRRAVEIGCMILSRAWARRGVAAEWRASFRRGRVDVRKTMFNHLRMDESIVYRRRERRVKVVGVVDVSGSMSRFSLWAILSLASLTPVLSGVVMFSEKPVVYKAPGVKTHRLLVNYLENLFQQGFKGYTNISSALREAYRLSLKTGSNRIVVFTDLQQTVQDVDPWVEAAGITGRGVRVIVITPSQTDDKVVELMRSAGCLVEVVSSPEKIPKILKRKLNV, encoded by the coding sequence ATGAAGTCCTACGGTGAGGAATCACCTGAAGTTTTGAAGAAGGAGTTTTCGAGAAGAGTAGAGGATTGGATTCGGGAAGCCTTTAAAGAAGTCGGAGGAGCAGGGGTCTCCGTAGACAGGGTCATTCTTTACGTCAAGCTCGGCCTCACGTTAGAGGGGTTGCTCAGGAGTCGCGAGCAGGTGGGGCAGTACAAGGATCTCCTTAGGAGCGCCCTGGGGCTTAAACCAGCGGGGAAGACCGGGGAGGAGGTGTTAGCGTCTTTCAGCCTTGATCAATCATTCCAGGCAAGGCTTTCCAGGTCCAAGACCGTGAGGATTTCAGACCTGCTAGGCAAGGATTCAACGCCGCAACAGGTAATGGAGTATATTTGGTACAGGAAAACCGGGGTTATTCGGAGAAGCCGTAACGGGGGCTTCATCGTAGATGCTGAGCGCTTGAAAAGCATTGGTTCTAAGGGCTCGATCACTGTTAAAGACCTCAACAAGTATCTTGGAGAAGTACCCAGCCAGCTCTGGGGCAAGATCATCTCAGGCAGCGTACTGGGGAGGATGTCGAGGGATGAGATAGTGGAGTTTGCGAGCAGGTTTTACGGTAGGAACCCCGGGGTTGACAAGAGAATTGACCATGAGATCGCTTCAAGGCTGAACGCTGGGTGGAGGCCTAGCCTTAACGAGTACCGTAGGATAGAGAGGGTTGTGAGCAAGGTTTCCCCGAGGCTGAGGGCCAGCGCGTTGCTCCCATACATGCTCCCCCAGGTTGACGCCGCCCTCCTGTCGAGAGATGATATATCCCGGCTCGCGAAAAGGATTGAGGAGTTGTCGTTGAAGGATAGGTGGAGGATTATTGACAAAATATATAAGAACCCCGGGTACGAGCCTCTGCTAAACCAGCTCGGGGTTTTCTCCTTAGCAGGCATTGGAAACCCTGAGAGGCTCGGCGAGCCCTTGCGTTCCAAATCCCTGCTCGGGCAATCACTCATGAACTACATAGTATTCCTCCTCACGCGCGACCCCTCATACCTCGACTACTCGATATACCTGGCCTCCAGGGTGAACACGGAGGCCTTGGAGCCGGGTCTGAGAAGGCTTCACGAGGGCTTACTAGCCGGGGATTCCAGGAGGCTCATAACCATTATTGCTAGGCAGGACCCTGCTGAAGCAGTTGAGGCATTATCGTACAAGGTGTGGGAGTATGCTTCAACCAGGGGTAGGCTCGAGGTTGAATCCAGCTTGCTGAGGAGGGCTGTTGAAATAGGTTGCATGATCCTGAGCAGGGCTTGGGCCCGGAGAGGCGTTGCGGCTGAGTGGAGGGCTTCGTTCAGGAGGGGGAGGGTTGACGTGAGGAAGACAATGTTTAATCATCTTAGAATGGATGAGTCGATCGTCTACAGGAGGAGGGAGAGAAGGGTTAAGGTTGTGGGCGTCGTTGACGTGAGCGGGAGCATGTCTAGGTTCTCCTTATGGGCTATTCTCTCCCTCGCCTCCTTAACGCCTGTTTTAAGCGGTGTTGTGATGTTCTCTGAGAAACCCGTCGTATATAAGGCTCCAGGGGTGAAAACCCATAGGTTGCTTGTGAACTATTTGGAAAACCTCTTCCAACAGGGCTTTAAAGGATACACCAATATCTCCAGCGCTCTCAGGGAGGCTTACAGGTTGAGCTTGAAGACAGGCTCAAACAGGATTGTCGTTTTCACTGATCTCCAGCAGACAGTGCAAGATGTTGACCCATGGGTTGAGGCGGCCGGGATCACGGGGAGGGGTGTGAGAGTTATTGTGATAACTCCCTCCCAGACCGACGATAAGGTTGTCGAGTTGATGAGGAGTGCTGGATGCTTGGTGGAAGTTGTTTCAAGCCCTGAGAAGATACCAAAGATTTTAAAAAGGAAATTAAATGTTTAA
- a CDS encoding AAA family ATPase has protein sequence MTTTPRDDPVVRKVFETYEPVVKRRERIRDPEKIIEVLRSEFKLVVKPYIVYLTIASFMNNRPVLYEGPPGTGKTEIGEAILYLWSGKTPFILPCSENYDEYRVIGDFHPAMAMAKGFNEESFIPRPLLAALIMGTGVLIDEIRRSSEEFQNMLLDVIDKRRIIIPELKKVYSQSGDEFQVVLTSNPLDIAQGELSDAFLRRVVRVEFKYPSVEEEYEIVRLKLGSLFGKLRDDDVLKAISIVNKLREKANYKPGISDTVTWLTMAALLAEARSRERVGDEELRQAGLSVLLKNPEDEELVNEVLR, from the coding sequence ATGACTACTACTCCTCGAGACGATCCAGTGGTTAGGAAGGTATTCGAGACCTATGAGCCCGTTGTTAAACGTAGGGAGAGGATTAGGGATCCTGAGAAGATCATTGAGGTTTTGAGAAGCGAGTTTAAACTCGTCGTCAAGCCATACATTGTCTACTTGACGATCGCATCCTTCATGAACAATCGCCCTGTACTCTACGAGGGTCCTCCTGGAACTGGGAAGACCGAGATAGGCGAAGCCATACTCTACCTATGGTCTGGCAAAACACCTTTCATACTGCCGTGTAGCGAGAACTACGACGAGTACAGGGTTATAGGGGATTTCCACCCCGCCATGGCGATGGCGAAGGGGTTTAACGAGGAGAGCTTCATCCCGAGGCCGCTTCTCGCAGCCTTAATCATGGGGACAGGAGTCCTCATAGACGAGATAAGGAGGAGTAGTGAGGAATTCCAGAACATGCTTCTCGACGTTATAGATAAGAGAAGGATTATCATTCCAGAGCTGAAGAAGGTTTACAGCCAGAGTGGCGACGAATTCCAGGTGGTATTGACCAGTAACCCTCTCGACATAGCTCAGGGAGAACTTAGCGACGCCTTCCTGAGAAGGGTTGTAAGAGTGGAGTTCAAATACCCCAGTGTCGAGGAGGAGTATGAGATAGTGAGGCTCAAGCTTGGCTCACTCTTCGGGAAGCTAAGGGATGATGATGTTTTGAAAGCAATATCCATAGTTAACAAGTTGAGGGAGAAGGCTAATTACAAGCCCGGGATATCCGACACTGTTACATGGCTCACGATGGCGGCGCTTCTCGCGGAGGCGAGGAGTAGGGAGAGGGTTGGAGACGAGGAGTTGAGGCAGGCTGGCTTGTCAGTACTGTTAAAGAACCCTGAGGACGAGGAACTGGTTAATGAAGTCCTACGGTGA
- the rplX gene encoding 50S ribosomal protein L24, with product MAVTASHKPGKQRKALVEMPLHLRRKLLTARLSDELREKYGVKRLPVRKGDTVLVMRGDFQGAEGKVVKVDLKRVRIFIEGVQKKKADGTPVYVPIHPSKVMITKLDLSDKLRLKIVERRRGRTEESKQEGE from the coding sequence ATGGCTGTCACAGCTTCACATAAACCGGGCAAGCAGAGGAAGGCTCTCGTTGAGATGCCCTTGCACTTGAGGAGGAAGCTTTTAACAGCAAGGCTCAGCGATGAGTTGAGAGAGAAGTATGGTGTTAAGAGGCTTCCCGTTAGAAAAGGCGACACCGTGCTCGTTATGAGAGGGGATTTCCAGGGAGCTGAAGGCAAGGTTGTTAAAGTGGATTTGAAAAGAGTGAGGATCTTCATAGAGGGTGTTCAGAAGAAGAAGGCGGATGGAACCCCCGTCTACGTTCCAATCCACCCTAGTAAGGTCATGATTACCAAGCTCGACCTTAGCGACAAGCTCCGCCTCAAGATTGTAGAGAGGCGGAGGGGTAGGACGGAGGAGTCGAAGCAGGAGGGTGAGTAG
- a CDS encoding 50S ribosomal protein L3, which produces MGHRKLHAPRRGSLGVRPRKRAEELTPRVRTWPAKTWAELLLEKYGKDAEKHGVVSKPVLLGFAAYKAGMTHALMVEDRPNTPFTGKEVFTPVTILDAPPMVILGLRAYSVGEQGGLVSLGEAWRSPVEAVGKAYEEYYSKNPLLTERVDSVVRKYLQGLRKLNHGLVKPDPTGKYGFKFVETNWEEAFKKVFTGNVVEVRALASTIPVLSGFAKKKPEIVEIKIGGGKVEEIVKYGESVLGGLVTVRDVFTEGQFIDVIGVTKGKGFQGVVKRFGVKVLPRWHKHRKGARKIGSRSPAFGTMSEPPQAGQTGFHRRTDYNKRILRIGFNGLEVTPSGGFLHYGLVYGPYLMLKGTVFGPAKRLLILRHPVRPPTWLPLESPKITYLNLESKQGI; this is translated from the coding sequence ATGGGTCATCGAAAGCTACACGCGCCGAGACGCGGAAGCCTTGGCGTCAGACCAAGGAAGAGAGCGGAGGAGCTGACCCCTCGCGTCAGGACGTGGCCCGCTAAGACATGGGCCGAGCTATTGCTGGAGAAGTATGGGAAGGATGCTGAGAAGCACGGGGTAGTGTCGAAGCCAGTGCTACTCGGCTTCGCCGCGTACAAGGCTGGAATGACCCATGCCTTAATGGTTGAGGATAGGCCTAACACTCCTTTCACAGGCAAGGAGGTTTTCACACCCGTAACTATCCTGGATGCCCCGCCCATGGTTATCCTTGGTTTACGTGCTTATAGTGTTGGAGAACAGGGAGGCCTCGTCTCACTGGGCGAGGCCTGGAGAAGCCCTGTTGAAGCAGTGGGCAAGGCTTACGAGGAATACTACAGCAAGAACCCCTTGCTAACGGAGAGAGTTGACAGCGTTGTAAGGAAGTATCTGCAGGGGCTCAGGAAGCTTAACCATGGATTAGTCAAGCCAGACCCCACGGGGAAGTACGGGTTCAAGTTCGTGGAGACGAACTGGGAGGAGGCTTTCAAGAAGGTTTTCACCGGGAACGTTGTCGAGGTTAGGGCGCTGGCTTCAACAATACCCGTTCTCTCAGGCTTCGCGAAAAAGAAGCCCGAGATTGTTGAGATAAAGATCGGCGGGGGAAAGGTTGAGGAAATCGTGAAATACGGTGAGAGCGTTCTCGGCGGACTGGTCACGGTGAGGGATGTTTTCACGGAGGGTCAGTTCATCGATGTGATAGGGGTTACTAAGGGCAAGGGCTTCCAGGGCGTGGTGAAAAGGTTTGGCGTGAAAGTGCTTCCGAGATGGCATAAGCACAGGAAGGGTGCTAGGAAGATAGGCTCGAGAAGCCCTGCTTTCGGAACAATGAGCGAACCCCCGCAGGCCGGTCAGACAGGGTTCCACAGGAGGACAGACTACAACAAGCGCATCCTGAGGATAGGGTTCAACGGGCTCGAGGTCACGCCCAGCGGCGGCTTCCTACACTACGGCCTCGTCTACGGGCCCTACTTAATGCTGAAGGGCACGGTGTTCGGCCCCGCTAAAAGGTTATTGATACTGAGACACCCGGTTAGACCGCCCACGTGGCTTCCCCTGGAATCCCCTAAGATCACGTACTTAAACCTTGAGAGCAAGCAGGGTATTTAG
- a CDS encoding 50S ribosomal protein L22, which produces MPTWHYSVSFLDESKIAKAARYDIPVSIKYMREIAYTLKGMKLQDAIRFLEDVLKMRQAVPFRRYTGKLSHKRGLADRFKWPIGRYPVKGAKYMLEVLRNVEANAENKGLDKEKLVIIHIAAHKGLTLKRYMPRAFGRTTPKYRRMSNVEVIVKEVG; this is translated from the coding sequence ATGCCTACATGGCATTACTCGGTCAGCTTTCTCGATGAGTCAAAGATTGCTAAGGCGGCCAGGTACGATATCCCTGTGTCGATAAAGTACATGAGGGAAATCGCTTATACTTTGAAAGGCATGAAGCTTCAGGATGCTATAAGGTTCCTGGAAGACGTTTTGAAGATGAGGCAAGCCGTCCCCTTCAGAAGGTATACGGGCAAGCTAAGCCATAAGAGAGGCTTGGCTGACAGGTTTAAATGGCCTATTGGAAGGTACCCTGTGAAAGGAGCCAAGTACATGCTCGAGGTTTTAAGGAATGTGGAGGCTAACGCGGAGAACAAGGGCCTAGACAAGGAGAAGCTCGTGATAATTCACATAGCCGCTCACAAAGGGCTTACTTTAAAGAGATATATGCCGAGGGCTTTCGGAAGGACAACTCCTAAGTATAGGAGGATGAGCAATGTCGAGGTAATTGTTAAAGAGGTGGGTTAG
- a CDS encoding 30S ribosomal protein S19, which produces MQDLPVEWRKFRYRGYTLEELLNMPMDDLINLLPARQRRSLKRGLTKAQIRLLARIRKVRSNPELAKKGVVKTHVRDMIILPEMIGLTIAVYNGKEFVPVKISPEMIGHYLGEFSITTKKVTHGEPGLKATRSSRFVALAK; this is translated from the coding sequence ATGCAGGACCTGCCGGTCGAGTGGCGGAAGTTCAGGTATCGAGGATACACTCTCGAGGAGTTATTGAACATGCCTATGGATGACTTGATAAACCTCCTGCCCGCGAGGCAGAGGAGGAGTTTGAAAAGGGGTTTAACCAAGGCTCAGATAAGGCTCCTCGCAAGGATTAGGAAGGTTAGGAGCAATCCCGAGCTCGCTAAGAAGGGCGTTGTTAAAACACACGTCAGGGACATGATCATCCTTCCTGAAATGATCGGTTTGACAATAGCTGTTTACAACGGCAAGGAGTTCGTCCCCGTGAAGATCTCGCCCGAGATGATAGGGCACTACCTGGGAGAGTTCAGCATCACCACTAAGAAGGTAACCCACGGGGAGCCCGGGCTGAAGGCTACCCGTAGTAGCAGGTTCGTAGCGCTCGCTAAGTAG
- the rpl4p gene encoding 50S ribosomal protein L4 produces MTWTLMVPRQVERLVVKVFNTEGAEAGSLELPPVFQLPVRKDLIRRAFLSAFTAMLQPKGRDPMAGRRTTAKYWGVGYGIARVPRLPNGTARFVVSARKGHIAFPPTPDRVLREEVNKKERAHAIASALAATSRIELVKARGHVFTADTLPIVVVDDAEENIGDSKRAREWLSKLGLWDDIVRSQEGTGIRAGKGKMRGRRYVEPKSILFVLTSYEKPLAKAVRNFPGVDIATPGNLGILHLAPGGVPGRLTVFSKTALEEVSRKFEVVFL; encoded by the coding sequence ATGACCTGGACTTTAATGGTTCCAAGGCAGGTTGAAAGATTAGTGGTGAAGGTTTTCAACACTGAGGGGGCTGAGGCAGGCAGCCTGGAGCTACCGCCGGTGTTCCAGCTACCTGTTAGGAAGGACTTGATAAGGAGAGCCTTCCTATCGGCTTTCACAGCAATGCTCCAGCCCAAGGGCAGGGATCCGATGGCCGGTAGGAGGACAACAGCCAAATACTGGGGAGTTGGCTACGGTATTGCAAGAGTCCCGAGACTCCCCAATGGGACGGCAAGGTTCGTTGTAAGCGCTAGGAAGGGTCACATAGCGTTCCCGCCCACCCCTGACAGAGTGCTTCGCGAGGAGGTTAACAAGAAGGAGAGGGCCCACGCGATAGCCTCCGCCCTAGCCGCTACTTCAAGAATTGAGCTGGTTAAAGCCAGGGGCCACGTGTTCACCGCAGACACCCTCCCGATCGTAGTAGTTGATGATGCTGAGGAGAATATTGGTGATTCAAAGCGGGCGCGGGAGTGGCTGTCCAAGCTCGGCTTATGGGATGATATCGTTAGAAGCCAGGAGGGAACCGGCATAAGGGCTGGGAAGGGCAAGATGAGAGGGCGCAGGTATGTTGAGCCAAAGAGCATTCTCTTCGTCCTTACAAGTTACGAGAAACCGCTCGCCAAGGCTGTCAGGAACTTCCCCGGCGTGGACATTGCGACGCCAGGGAACCTGGGGATCCTCCACCTAGCCCCAGGCGGGGTGCCCGGGAGGCTCACAGTGTTTTCAAAGACTGCTCTCGAAGAAGTTTCCAGAAAGTTTGAGGTGGTGTTCCTGTGA
- a CDS encoding 50S ribosomal protein L23, producing MSGETGKLYSIIVRPVQSEKALGMIDKQNTLTFIVDINATKQDVKKAVETLFNVKVEKVRILVTPKGEKKAYVKLAPEYKASDVAAQIGLI from the coding sequence GTGAGCGGTGAAACCGGGAAGCTGTACAGTATAATTGTAAGGCCTGTTCAGAGCGAGAAAGCCCTGGGCATGATTGACAAGCAGAACACTTTAACCTTCATAGTCGACATTAACGCTACCAAGCAGGATGTGAAGAAAGCTGTTGAAACACTGTTCAATGTTAAGGTTGAAAAGGTCAGAATACTTGTAACCCCTAAGGGGGAGAAGAAGGCTTACGTGAAGCTGGCCCCTGAGTACAAGGCCAGCGACGTTGCGGCTCAAATAGGTTTGATCTAG
- a CDS encoding ribonuclease P protein component 1, with protein MKRKSSNLVYHELIGLRARVIEYPDPSVKGFEGVVVDETLKTLVLDNGFRRIRVFKENGVFEFTLPDGGSVVIKGFEILGRPWERVKMVLR; from the coding sequence TTGAAGAGGAAAAGCAGTAACCTGGTTTACCATGAGCTGATAGGGCTACGGGCACGCGTCATAGAATACCCGGATCCATCCGTGAAGGGTTTCGAAGGAGTGGTGGTTGATGAAACCCTTAAAACCCTCGTACTGGACAACGGCTTCCGCAGGATACGTGTTTTCAAGGAGAACGGGGTTTTCGAGTTCACGCTTCCGGATGGCGGAAGCGTGGTTATTAAAGGGTTTGAAATATTGGGTAGACCTTGGGAACGTGTTAAAATGGTTTTGAGGTAG
- a CDS encoding 30S ribosomal protein S4e, translating to MGSMGGSKHLKSIAAPRYWPILRKEYKWVVKPSPGPHAIARSIPLLLIVRDVLRLAKTGKEARRLISEGYFKIDGKVRRDYKFPVGMMDVIEVVGTNEYYRVVPVPTKVLDLVKIAKEEASFKLVRIEDKTTVKNGHIQLNLHDGRNILVRVSDPRNPVEDVYETLGTLQIALPGQEILNYIQLKEGVIAIISGGRNVGRVGRIVSIHRGMRRHRSIVTIEDKNGVKVQTSLDYIFPIGVEKPLITLPEGAW from the coding sequence ATGGGTAGTATGGGAGGAAGCAAGCATTTAAAATCCATAGCAGCCCCGAGGTATTGGCCAATACTCAGGAAGGAGTATAAATGGGTTGTCAAGCCAAGCCCCGGTCCACACGCAATAGCCAGGTCAATCCCGCTACTCCTGATCGTGAGGGATGTGCTAAGGCTGGCTAAAACGGGGAAGGAAGCCAGGAGGCTGATCAGTGAGGGGTATTTCAAAATAGACGGCAAGGTGAGGAGGGATTACAAATTCCCCGTGGGAATGATGGATGTCATCGAAGTAGTGGGCACTAACGAGTACTATAGGGTTGTACCAGTCCCGACCAAAGTCCTAGACCTCGTGAAGATTGCGAAGGAGGAGGCTTCATTCAAGCTTGTTAGAATTGAGGATAAGACAACCGTTAAGAACGGGCACATACAGTTAAACCTTCACGACGGCAGGAACATTCTCGTCAGGGTGAGCGATCCCAGGAACCCTGTCGAAGACGTCTATGAAACACTGGGCACACTCCAGATAGCGTTGCCCGGTCAGGAAATACTCAACTACATCCAGTTGAAAGAAGGAGTTATAGCCATAATCTCCGGTGGCAGAAACGTTGGGAGAGTTGGCAGGATAGTATCGATACACAGGGGTATGAGGAGGCATAGGAGTATTGTAACCATTGAGGATAAGAATGGCGTAAAGGTTCAGACAAGCCTTGACTACATCTTCCCAATAGGTGTTGAGAAACCGTTGATAACGCTTCCCGAGGGTGCTTGGTGA
- a CDS encoding 50S ribosomal protein L14 has translation MGAKRAVAGKPAFSRRRVNTGLQVQTIAKVADNSGAKEVMIIGVPGYHGRLRRVPPAGVGDLVVVSVKKGIPEMRKQVFKAIVVRQRRPYRRADGTWIAFEDNAVVILTPEGTPKGSEIRGPIAREAAERWPQIANLASMII, from the coding sequence ATGGGTGCTAAGAGAGCTGTAGCGGGCAAGCCAGCCTTTTCTAGGAGGAGGGTTAACACAGGGCTACAGGTTCAAACAATAGCCAAGGTGGCTGACAACAGCGGTGCTAAGGAAGTAATGATCATCGGCGTCCCAGGCTATCATGGAAGGCTGAGGAGGGTTCCACCAGCCGGCGTGGGAGACCTTGTCGTGGTAAGCGTTAAGAAAGGGATCCCGGAGATGAGGAAGCAGGTGTTTAAAGCAATAGTTGTGAGGCAGAGGAGGCCTTATAGAAGGGCCGACGGCACCTGGATTGCTTTCGAGGATAACGCGGTAGTCATACTGACTCCTGAGGGAACGCCTAAGGGGAGCGAGATCAGGGGTCCCATTGCCAGGGAGGCTGCTGAGAGGTGGCCCCAGATAGCTAACCTGGCTTCAATGATTATCTAG
- a CDS encoding 30S ribosomal protein S17, with protein sequence MSRVRVNNIGLAGLNPPEKTCEDPKCPWHGHVKVRGVVLTGVVSKRKAHAMVVVRHDYLHYVKKFMRYEKRKKHIHAHLPPCIEVREGDTVVIGETRPLSKTVSFVVLGVVKKEGGV encoded by the coding sequence ATGAGCAGGGTTAGGGTTAACAATATAGGTTTAGCGGGCTTGAACCCGCCGGAGAAGACGTGCGAGGATCCCAAATGCCCTTGGCACGGGCACGTGAAGGTTAGAGGGGTCGTGTTAACCGGTGTGGTGAGTAAGAGAAAGGCTCACGCAATGGTCGTGGTAAGGCACGACTATCTCCACTACGTTAAGAAGTTCATGAGGTATGAGAAGAGGAAGAAGCATATTCACGCCCACCTCCCGCCGTGCATAGAGGTTAGGGAGGGCGACACTGTAGTAATAGGTGAGACCCGGCCCCTCTCCAAGACTGTTTCATTCGTCGTGCTTGGAGTGGTTAAGAAGGAAGGTGGTGTCTGA
- a CDS encoding 30S ribosomal protein S3, which yields MVGPRVKSYFLSYGLKKLMIDEFLANYFKDAGYAGVEVFRTPTGHRVVIYAEYPGRLIGRGGSVIKKLTTILQTRFGLENVNITVSPVMDPDLNARVVAFRIVRALEKEIPFRRVMMGMLKRIMDAGAVGAEIIISGKLRGERATYEKMRVGKIYKAGEPVEYIIDRAVARALLKPGIYGVEVLIVKPGIKLPDHVEIKPVKPEALKQEAQQAGGEEKALQEGGGVEGQ from the coding sequence ATGGTGGGGCCTAGGGTTAAATCATACTTCCTATCATATGGTTTGAAGAAGCTAATGATTGACGAGTTTCTCGCGAACTATTTCAAGGACGCGGGATACGCTGGCGTGGAGGTTTTCAGGACGCCTACAGGGCACAGGGTTGTGATATACGCGGAGTACCCTGGCAGGCTGATTGGAAGGGGTGGGAGCGTTATCAAGAAGCTGACAACCATTCTACAGACAAGGTTCGGGCTGGAAAACGTTAACATCACTGTCTCACCGGTGATGGATCCCGATTTGAACGCTAGAGTAGTCGCGTTCAGGATTGTCAGGGCTTTGGAGAAGGAGATACCGTTTAGAAGGGTTATGATGGGAATGTTGAAGAGGATAATGGACGCGGGCGCCGTGGGCGCTGAGATAATAATCAGTGGTAAGCTGAGGGGTGAAAGGGCTACGTACGAGAAGATGAGAGTGGGCAAGATATACAAGGCAGGCGAGCCAGTTGAATACATTATTGACAGGGCCGTTGCTAGAGCCTTGTTGAAGCCCGGTATATATGGTGTCGAGGTGTTGATTGTTAAACCGGGGATTAAACTCCCCGATCACGTGGAGATAAAGCCTGTGAAGCCCGAGGCTTTAAAGCAGGAGGCTCAGCAAGCGGGCGGTGAGGAAAAGGCTTTACAGGAGGGTGGTGGTGTTGAAGGCCAGTGA